The following coding sequences lie in one Methanopyrus sp. SNP6 genomic window:
- a CDS encoding CBS domain-containing protein yields MPTVRDAMTEDVVVVRPDEPLERVLRTFASESIHGVPVVEEGSRLIGIVTSVDVVRALASGEWRELTAGEVTRKAVTVNPDEDLETALDLMAAVGEDRAVVVEDGEVVGVLTVLDAIRVLLGE; encoded by the coding sequence GTGCCCACGGTCCGGGACGCGATGACCGAGGACGTCGTGGTCGTGAGGCCGGACGAGCCCCTGGAGCGCGTGCTCCGGACGTTCGCGTCCGAGTCGATCCACGGGGTGCCCGTCGTCGAAGAGGGTAGTCGATTGATCGGGATCGTGACGTCGGTCGACGTTGTCCGCGCCCTGGCCTCGGGCGAGTGGAGAGAGCTGACCGCGGGCGAGGTCACCCGGAAGGCCGTGACCGTGAACCCCGACGAGGATCTCGAGACCGCACTGGACCTGATGGCGGCCGTCGGTGAGGACCGTGCGGTAGTGGTTGAGGATGGGGAAGTCGTCGGCGTACTCACCGTACTGGACGCTATCCGCGTGCTGTTAGGGGAGTGA